The DNA region TAAAATGATTTTTGAAGGAAAAGTTGATGAAGCTGAAGTTGGTAAAATAGAAGAAGGCAAAAAAATTAAAGTGGTTTTAGGTGCATTAAACGAAAAAGATTTTCCAGCAACATTAACCTTTGTGGCGCCTAAAGGGATAGAAGAAAACGGTGCTGTACAATTTACAATTAAAGCAGATGTACAGGTAGAACAGTCTACAAAAATTAGAGCTGGTTATAGCGCTAATGCCGAAATAGAAATGGAAAGCAAAGACAGTATTCTTTCAATTAAAGAATCATTACTTCAGTTTGATAGAATTACAGAAAAACCTTTTGTAGAAATAAAGAATGAAGACGGTTCATTTAAAAAAGTAGATGTAGAAACTGGTATATCTGATGGGATAAATATAGAAATCACTAACGGTGTTAAAGAAGGTGACAACATAAAAGTGTGGAACAAAGCATCTGAAGATAATAATGATAACCAAAACAATTAAGATGAAACAGATAGCATTAGTAGTATTGCTGTTTGTAGGTTTTACTGCATCGGCTCAAAAAAAATGGACATTACAAGAATGTGTAGATCACGCGTTACAAAATAATATTACGATACTACAAGGTCAAAACACAATATTAAGTAACGAGCAAGACATAAAAGCCTCTAAAGGACAATTTTTACCAAGTGTTGGCGCAAACTTAGGGCATACCATTAGCTTAGGTAATAGAGAGTTGTTTCCAGGACAATTTGTAGATCGTACAGATAATTCAACAAATGCGTCTATTAACGTAAGTCAAACTGTATTTAATGGATTTAGATTAACTAATCTATACAAACAATCACAGTTAAATTTAGAGACGTCGCAACTAGAATTAAACCGTATTAAAGACGATATTTCTTTAAATGTGGTTAATGCATATTTAAACGTTTTATTTAATATTGAAAATCTTGAAATAGCACAAGCGCAATTAGAATTTACACAAAAACAATTAGATCAAGTTAAACAATTAGTAGACGCTGGCGTACAACCAAGTGCAAATATTTATGATGCGCAAGCAACATTAAGTAACGATGTGCAAAATGTAACAGTTGCCGAAAATAACTACCAATTAGCACTATTAACTTTATCGCAATTATTACAATTACCTTTTGAAGGTTTTGATGTAGAAGTAATAAATCTGGACGATCCTTCTGCCGAATTAATGTATGATAATGCAACTCCAATTGTAAGTTATGCACTTCAAAATAGAAATGAAATTAAAGTAGCTCAAAAAAACATTGAAAACTCTAAGTTAAATACAGAAATTTCAAAAAGCGGATTTTTACCTTCAGTTTCCTTTGGATATGGGTTTGGTTCAAATGTGTTTTATACCAACTTATACGATACAGAAGATTCTTTTTTCAATCAGTTAAATAACCAAAAAGGACATAGATTTACACTTAACGTAAACGTACCTATATTTTCGCAGTTT from Mesoflavibacter profundi includes:
- a CDS encoding TolC family protein, whose protein sequence is MKQIALVVLLFVGFTASAQKKWTLQECVDHALQNNITILQGQNTILSNEQDIKASKGQFLPSVGANLGHTISLGNRELFPGQFVDRTDNSTNASINVSQTVFNGFRLTNLYKQSQLNLETSQLELNRIKDDISLNVVNAYLNVLFNIENLEIAQAQLEFTQKQLDQVKQLVDAGVQPSANIYDAQATLSNDVQNVTVAENNYQLALLTLSQLLQLPFEGFDVEVINLDDPSAELMYDNATPIVSYALQNRNEIKVAQKNIENSKLNTEISKSGFLPSVSFGYGFGSNVFYTNLYDTEDSFFNQLNNQKGHRFTLNVNVPIFSQFQNKTNVAKAEIQEKNALLNLEQTKLNLESNVQRAFTDAKAAFRAYEAAKVSLEAQTIAFQNSQERYNIGAMNAFDLEQTRLRLVNAESSLINAKYDFIFKTKVLDFYLGKPITE